From Cystobacter fuscus DSM 2262, one genomic window encodes:
- a CDS encoding MarR family winged helix-turn-helix transcriptional regulator, translating into MKPLDEMPESPTAGRDNKAPLGEVLEFMRLLWAVDHGLQSTSKRMESTLGLTGPQRLVLRLVGRFPGITAGRLAQIMHVHPSTLTGVLKRMEKRGLLERKSDPLDGRKALFALTEAGRTLDVPATGTVEAAVERVLSRLSRARLQSAQEALMALAEELGGAEAPGEYAQGTSLSREEAAAAPAADEPANR; encoded by the coding sequence ATGAAGCCACTCGACGAAATGCCTGAGTCGCCCACTGCGGGCAGGGACAACAAGGCCCCTCTAGGCGAGGTCCTGGAGTTCATGCGGCTGCTGTGGGCGGTCGACCACGGGTTGCAGTCCACCTCCAAGCGCATGGAGTCCACGCTGGGCCTGACGGGTCCGCAGCGGCTGGTGCTCCGGCTGGTGGGGCGCTTTCCCGGCATCACCGCGGGTCGGCTCGCGCAGATCATGCACGTGCACCCCAGCACGCTCACCGGCGTGCTCAAGCGCATGGAGAAGCGGGGCCTGCTCGAGCGCAAGTCGGATCCGCTCGACGGACGCAAGGCCCTCTTCGCCCTCACCGAGGCGGGCCGTACCTTGGATGTGCCCGCCACGGGGACCGTGGAGGCCGCCGTGGAGCGCGTCCTCTCGCGCCTGTCGCGCGCCCGGCTTCAGAGTGCCCAGGAAGCCCTGATGGCGCTCGCCGAGGAGCTGGGAGGAGCGGAGGCACCGGGCGAGTATGCCCAGGGCACCTCCCTGTCCAGGGAAGAAGCAGCCGCGGCGCCGGCCGCCGACGAACCGGCCAACCGCTGA
- a CDS encoding type VI immunity family protein, whose product MGLLLTLGEWPDAIDTSKEHHLPQYLALAHLLEPFLYEQHTNRFSVDRDIMRHWVRHLSRIVGET is encoded by the coding sequence TTGGGCCTGCTGCTCACCCTCGGCGAGTGGCCTGATGCCATCGATACCTCGAAGGAGCACCACCTGCCCCAATACCTGGCGCTGGCGCACCTGCTGGAGCCGTTCCTCTACGAGCAGCACACCAACAGGTTCTCCGTGGACAGGGACATCATGCGCCATTGGGTTCGCCATCTGTCCCGGATTGTTGGCGAAACCTGA
- a CDS encoding sulfate/molybdate ABC transporter ATP-binding protein, with amino-acid sequence MSVIVEHLTRQFTQGGTPAVSDVSFQAPSGAITTLLGPSGAGKSTLLRIIAGLELPDAGRVLIEGVDCTNMPVQQRGIGVVFQSYALFKHMTVRENLAFGLETRRLPRAEVEARVDEMLKLVQLEELGARYPGQLSGGQRQRVAFARALAIRPKLLLLDEPFGALDSRVRVELREWLQSLHERTGVTTLLVTHDQEEALEISQHVVVLSEGRVAQEGPPEEIYDRPATPFVASFVGGTSVLRGQVRSGRARVGSLEVEAPQSAREGETVQAFVRPHDITLVKPAQGVGEPATSLVKRLKPVGGYVKVLLKLPTGESMAVEVPRAEFDKLGVVEGDLVHADVRMAKVFVGDYVI; translated from the coding sequence ATGAGTGTCATCGTCGAGCACCTGACCCGGCAGTTCACGCAAGGAGGGACGCCCGCCGTGTCGGACGTGTCCTTCCAAGCGCCCTCGGGGGCCATCACCACGCTGCTGGGCCCCTCGGGCGCGGGCAAGAGCACGCTGCTGCGGATCATCGCGGGGCTGGAGCTGCCGGACGCGGGGCGCGTGCTCATCGAGGGCGTGGATTGCACGAACATGCCCGTGCAGCAGCGCGGCATCGGGGTCGTCTTCCAGAGCTACGCGCTCTTCAAGCACATGACGGTGCGCGAGAACCTGGCCTTCGGGCTGGAGACGCGCCGGCTGCCGCGCGCCGAGGTGGAGGCGCGCGTGGACGAGATGCTCAAGCTCGTGCAGTTGGAGGAGCTGGGCGCGCGCTATCCCGGGCAGCTCTCGGGAGGACAGCGCCAGCGCGTGGCGTTCGCGCGGGCGCTCGCCATCCGGCCCAAGCTGCTGCTCTTGGACGAGCCCTTCGGCGCGCTGGACAGCCGCGTGCGCGTGGAGCTGCGCGAGTGGCTCCAGTCCCTGCACGAGCGCACGGGTGTCACCACGCTGCTCGTCACGCACGACCAGGAGGAGGCGCTGGAGATCTCCCAGCACGTGGTGGTGCTGAGCGAGGGGCGGGTGGCGCAGGAGGGGCCACCTGAGGAAATCTATGATCGGCCGGCCACGCCCTTCGTGGCGTCCTTCGTGGGAGGCACGAGCGTGCTGCGCGGCCAGGTGCGGTCGGGCCGGGCGCGGGTGGGCTCGCTGGAGGTGGAGGCGCCCCAGAGCGCGCGCGAGGGAGAGACGGTGCAGGCCTTCGTCCGTCCGCATGACATCACGCTCGTCAAACCGGCGCAGGGCGTGGGAGAGCCCGCGACGAGCCTGGTGAAGCGGCTCAAGCCCGTGGGCGGTTACGTGAAAGTGCTGCTCAAGCTGCCCACCGGGGAGAGCATGGCCGTCGAGGTGCCGCGCGCCGAGTTCGACAAGCTGGGCGTCGTCGAGGGAGACCTCGTGCACGCCGACGTGCGCATGGCCAAGGTGTTCGTCGGCGACTACGTCATCTGA
- the cysW gene encoding sulfate ABC transporter permease subunit CysW has translation MHPATVIPQRARRTIAAPALTRWLLIGGALAFLGVFLVVPLVAVFTYALQKGVGAYLAALSDPETVSAIRLTLVAAAISVPLNLVFGLAAAWLIAHFRFRGRDVLLTLIDLPFSVSPVIAGLIFVLLFGRQGWFGPWLAERGLQVIFAVPGIVLATVFVTFPFVVREVLPVMQAQGQDEEEAALSLGASGWRTFWHVTLPKVKWGVLYGVLLCNARAMGEFGAVSVVSGHVRGVTNTLPLHAEILYNEYNLAGAFSVASLLTLLALITLAIKKYVEWRAESP, from the coding sequence ATGCACCCGGCCACCGTCATCCCACAGCGCGCCCGGCGCACCATCGCGGCGCCCGCGCTGACGCGCTGGCTGCTCATCGGCGGGGCGCTCGCCTTCCTGGGCGTCTTCCTCGTCGTGCCCCTGGTGGCCGTGTTCACCTACGCCCTGCAGAAGGGCGTGGGCGCGTACCTGGCGGCCCTGAGCGATCCCGAGACGGTGTCCGCCATCCGCCTCACGCTCGTGGCCGCCGCCATCTCCGTGCCGCTCAACCTGGTGTTCGGGCTGGCCGCCGCGTGGCTCATCGCCCACTTCCGCTTCCGGGGACGGGACGTGCTGCTCACGCTCATCGACCTGCCCTTCAGCGTGTCGCCCGTCATCGCGGGGCTCATCTTCGTGCTGCTCTTCGGCCGGCAGGGCTGGTTCGGCCCGTGGCTGGCCGAGCGGGGCCTCCAGGTCATCTTCGCGGTGCCCGGCATCGTGCTGGCCACTGTGTTCGTCACCTTCCCCTTCGTGGTGCGCGAGGTGCTGCCCGTCATGCAGGCGCAGGGGCAGGACGAGGAGGAGGCGGCGCTGTCCTTGGGGGCCAGTGGCTGGCGCACCTTCTGGCACGTCACGCTGCCCAAGGTGAAGTGGGGCGTGCTCTACGGCGTACTGCTGTGCAACGCGCGCGCGATGGGCGAGTTCGGCGCGGTGTCGGTCGTCTCCGGACACGTGCGCGGGGTGACCAACACCCTGCCGCTGCACGCGGAGATCCTCTACAACGAATACAACCTCGCGGGAGCGTTCTCCGTGGCCTCTCTGCTCACGCTGCTCGCGCTGATCACCCTGGCCATCAAGAAGTACGTCGAGTGGAGGGCCGAGTCCCCATGA
- the cysT gene encoding sulfate ABC transporter permease subunit CysT, with the protein MQASARRRVLPGFGLTLGLSWFYLGLIVLIPLSALFLKTFSLTWEQFWATVASPRVLAAYRLSFGAAFFAALVNTVFGLLVAWVLVRYRFPGRALVDALVDLPFALPTAVAGLTLTTLYSHNGWYGRYLEAWGIKVAFTPLGVGVALTFIGLPFVVRTVQPVLEELDADVEEAAATLGASPWRTFTHVLLPAIFPALLSGFTLAFARAIGEYGSVVFISGNMPLKTEIAPLLIITRLEQYDYAGATAIAGVMLLVSFALLLVVNLLQRWSHRRLEARTE; encoded by the coding sequence ATGCAAGCCTCCGCGCGCCGCCGCGTCCTGCCGGGCTTCGGGCTGACGTTGGGCCTGAGCTGGTTCTACCTGGGCCTCATCGTCCTCATTCCGCTGTCGGCCCTCTTCCTCAAGACGTTCAGCCTGACGTGGGAGCAGTTCTGGGCCACCGTGGCCTCGCCCCGCGTGCTCGCCGCCTACCGGCTGAGCTTCGGCGCGGCCTTCTTCGCCGCGCTCGTCAACACCGTCTTCGGACTGCTCGTGGCGTGGGTGCTCGTGCGCTACCGCTTCCCGGGCCGCGCGCTCGTGGACGCGCTGGTGGACCTGCCCTTCGCCCTGCCCACCGCCGTGGCCGGGCTCACGCTCACCACGCTCTACTCGCACAACGGCTGGTACGGGCGCTACCTGGAGGCCTGGGGCATCAAGGTGGCCTTCACCCCGCTGGGCGTGGGCGTGGCGCTCACCTTCATCGGCCTGCCCTTCGTGGTGCGCACCGTACAGCCCGTGCTCGAGGAGCTCGACGCGGACGTGGAGGAGGCCGCCGCCACGCTCGGCGCCTCGCCGTGGAGGACGTTCACGCACGTACTGCTGCCGGCCATCTTCCCCGCGCTGCTCAGCGGCTTCACGCTCGCCTTCGCCCGGGCCATCGGAGAGTACGGCTCGGTCGTCTTCATCTCCGGCAACATGCCCTTGAAGACGGAGATCGCGCCGCTGCTCATCATCACCCGGCTGGAGCAGTACGACTACGCGGGCGCCACGGCCATCGCCGGGGTCATGCTCCTCGTGTCGTTCGCGCTGCTGCTGGTCGTCAACCTGCTCCAGCGCTGGAGCCACCGCCGGCTCGAGGCCCGGACCGAGTAG
- a CDS encoding sulfate ABC transporter substrate-binding protein: MKTHHPPLTASLLTVLLAALSVWTGCSKPGAASTDAPTLLNVSYDPTRELYTDINAAFAKQWEAKTGTKPTIKQSHGGSGKQARAVIDGLDADVVTLALAYDIDMLHDKAQLLPADWQSRLPEHSAPYTSTIVFVVRKGNPQGIHDWEDLVRPGVSVITPNPKTSGGARWNYLAAWGHALRKSGGDEAQARQYITALFKNVPVLDSGARGATTTFAERGLGDVLIAWENEAYLLTQEVGPERFEIITPTDSILAEPPVALVDKNVDRKGTRVLAEAYLRFLYTEEGQELAAKHHYRPRSAQAAQKAGKSLAPVKLFTLEEVAGGWKQAQKQHFEDGGTFDQLYVLQAK, translated from the coding sequence ATGAAGACCCATCACCCGCCCCTCACCGCGTCCCTGCTGACCGTGCTCCTGGCCGCCCTGTCCGTCTGGACGGGCTGCTCGAAGCCCGGCGCCGCGTCCACCGACGCCCCCACCCTGCTCAACGTCTCGTACGATCCCACGCGCGAGCTCTACACGGACATCAACGCCGCCTTCGCCAAACAGTGGGAGGCGAAGACGGGGACGAAGCCCACCATCAAGCAGTCCCATGGCGGCTCGGGCAAGCAGGCGCGCGCCGTCATCGACGGGCTGGACGCGGACGTCGTGACGCTGGCGCTCGCGTACGACATCGACATGTTGCACGACAAGGCGCAGCTGTTGCCGGCCGACTGGCAGTCGCGCCTGCCCGAGCACAGCGCGCCGTACACGTCCACCATCGTCTTCGTGGTGCGCAAGGGCAACCCCCAGGGCATCCATGACTGGGAGGACCTGGTGCGCCCGGGCGTGTCCGTCATCACCCCCAATCCCAAGACGTCCGGGGGCGCGCGCTGGAACTACCTCGCCGCCTGGGGCCATGCGCTGCGCAAGTCCGGTGGGGACGAGGCCCAGGCGCGTCAGTACATCACCGCCCTGTTCAAGAACGTGCCCGTGTTGGACTCGGGCGCGCGCGGCGCCACCACCACCTTCGCCGAGCGCGGACTCGGGGACGTGCTGATCGCCTGGGAGAACGAGGCCTACCTGCTCACCCAGGAGGTGGGCCCCGAGCGCTTCGAGATCATCACCCCCACGGACAGCATCCTCGCCGAGCCGCCCGTGGCCCTCGTGGACAAGAACGTGGACCGCAAGGGCACGCGCGTCCTGGCCGAGGCCTACCTGCGCTTCCTCTACACCGAGGAGGGACAGGAGCTCGCCGCGAAGCACCACTACCGGCCGCGCTCGGCCCAGGCCGCCCAGAAGGCCGGCAAGAGCCTCGCCCCGGTGAAGCTCTTCACGCTCGAGGAAGTGGCGGGCGGCTGGAAGCAGGCGCAGAAGCAACACTTCGAGGACGGCGGCACGTTCGATCAACTCTACGTGCTCCAGGCGAAGTGA
- a CDS encoding serine/threonine-protein kinase: MQAAVPRAARSSQLLQEYLAQDVVPREVSIARFMRGMVSFSCVAALLLVGPIGWKLSLCLAALTGALSIYYTLMLRALREGGFHPAMQWVDSALTVSIPAVVFLADVYFNGAVYALTTPPAYAWGTLIVVCALRTNRYLAYFAAGLAALEYLLLYLLVALPRLPPGSPDTLELPMVFLRCMFLFSYGPLTATLGTLIMNKAGDALRAIREKDVMGKYFLHERLGVGGMAEVFRATYSPEGGFEKQVAIKRVLPAYADNEEFLALFRREAELGSLLNHPNIVQVLDLGRHQGTVFLALEYVDGLPLSTLLQRVRRLPPAAVAYIGAEMALALAYMHGRTGRRGEPLGLVHRDLNPPNILLSRIGEVKLSDFGVARAAKQLALTRAQTVRGKAGYMAPEQAHGLELDGRADLFSLGLTLYEALTGQPALHGETDAELMIASTQQDVPPPSHLVPGLSPALDAIIAGLLRRDLEQRTRSAEVLGRQFLALPGAEAPYVHGQRQLLEALREATTQPATPVQPLQLTPDMALTEAAEALPAPHAGRR; encoded by the coding sequence ATGCAAGCCGCCGTACCGCGCGCCGCGCGCTCATCCCAGTTGCTGCAGGAGTACCTGGCCCAGGACGTCGTCCCCCGGGAGGTGTCCATCGCCCGGTTCATGCGCGGCATGGTGTCGTTCAGCTGCGTGGCGGCGCTGCTGCTCGTCGGGCCGATCGGCTGGAAGCTGTCGTTGTGCCTCGCGGCGCTCACGGGCGCGTTGAGCATCTATTACACGCTCATGCTGCGCGCCCTGCGGGAGGGCGGCTTCCACCCGGCGATGCAGTGGGTGGACAGCGCCCTCACGGTGTCCATTCCGGCCGTGGTGTTCCTCGCCGACGTGTACTTCAACGGCGCCGTGTACGCGCTCACCACGCCGCCCGCGTATGCCTGGGGCACGCTCATCGTCGTGTGCGCGCTGCGCACCAACCGCTATCTGGCCTACTTCGCCGCGGGGCTCGCGGCGCTGGAGTACCTGCTGCTCTACCTGCTGGTGGCCCTGCCCCGGCTGCCCCCCGGCTCCCCGGACACCCTGGAGCTGCCCATGGTGTTCCTGCGCTGCATGTTCCTCTTCTCCTATGGCCCGCTCACGGCGACGCTCGGCACGCTCATCATGAACAAGGCCGGGGACGCGCTGCGCGCCATCCGGGAGAAGGACGTGATGGGCAAGTACTTCCTCCACGAGCGGCTGGGCGTGGGCGGCATGGCCGAGGTGTTCCGCGCCACCTACAGCCCCGAGGGCGGCTTCGAGAAGCAGGTGGCCATCAAGCGCGTGCTGCCCGCGTACGCGGACAACGAGGAGTTCCTCGCCCTGTTCCGGCGCGAGGCGGAGCTGGGCTCGCTGCTCAACCACCCCAACATCGTCCAGGTGCTCGACCTGGGCCGGCACCAGGGCACGGTCTTCCTCGCCCTGGAGTATGTGGATGGCCTGCCGTTGAGCACGCTCCTGCAGCGCGTGCGGCGGCTGCCGCCGGCGGCGGTGGCCTACATCGGCGCGGAGATGGCCCTGGCGCTCGCGTACATGCACGGGCGCACGGGCCGCCGTGGCGAGCCGCTCGGCCTCGTGCATCGCGACCTCAACCCCCCCAACATCCTCCTGTCGCGCATCGGCGAGGTGAAGCTGTCGGACTTCGGCGTCGCACGCGCGGCCAAGCAGCTCGCCCTCACCCGTGCCCAGACGGTGCGCGGCAAGGCGGGCTACATGGCGCCCGAGCAGGCCCACGGCCTGGAACTGGATGGCCGCGCGGACCTCTTCTCCCTGGGCCTCACCCTGTACGAGGCCCTCACCGGCCAGCCCGCCCTCCACGGAGAGACCGACGCCGAGCTGATGATCGCCTCCACCCAGCAGGACGTGCCCCCGCCCTCGCACCTCGTGCCGGGCCTCTCACCCGCCCTGGACGCCATCATCGCCGGCTTGCTGCGCAGGGACCTGGAGCAGCGCACGCGCTCGGCGGAGGTGCTGGGGCGGCAATTCCTGGCGCTCCCGGGCGCCGAGGCCCCGTATGTCCATGGTCAGCGGCAGTTGCTCGAGGCCCTGCGCGAGGCCACCACTCAGCCCGCCACGCCCGTGCAGCCCCTGCAACTCACTCCCGACATGGCCCTGACCGAGGCGGCCGAGGCGCTGCCCGCTCCCCACGCGGGCCGGCGCTGA
- a CDS encoding ArsR/SmtB family transcription factor, whose translation MSSAAHLEVQRACRLFKALGDETRLRIVALLSHGELCVCHLESALGLTQSNTSRQLGVLRAAGVVEPRREGSWVYYRLAPQLDEVCKQQLEALVGTFGKRETLRQDVEQLLKVRGPDSCR comes from the coding sequence ATGTCGTCCGCCGCCCACCTGGAAGTCCAACGAGCCTGTCGGCTCTTCAAGGCGCTGGGGGATGAAACGCGCCTGCGCATCGTGGCGCTGCTGTCCCACGGGGAGCTGTGCGTCTGCCACCTGGAGTCCGCCCTCGGGCTGACGCAATCCAACACCTCCCGCCAGCTCGGCGTGCTGCGCGCGGCCGGTGTGGTGGAGCCCCGCCGCGAAGGCAGCTGGGTCTACTACCGGCTCGCCCCTCAGCTCGACGAGGTGTGCAAGCAACAGCTCGAGGCGCTCGTGGGCACCTTCGGCAAGCGCGAGACGCTCCGCCAGGACGTGGAGCAACTCCTCAAGGTTCGCGGGCCCGACTCCTGCCGGTGA
- the arsB gene encoding ACR3 family arsenite efflux transporter translates to MPDALVRRLSFIDRFLPVWIFAAMALGIGLGRAFPDIGARLDTVKLDTVSLPIALGLLWMMYPVLAKVRYGELGRLRSRGKLFGVSLLLNWVVGPVLMFVLAWVLLPDLPHYRTGLILIGLARCIAMVLVWNMLACGSNELAAVLVALNSVFQILFYSVLGWFFITVVPGWLGAEGAAFDVSMWSIARSVLIFLGVPLVAGALTRIGLTRLKGEEWYEKTFLPRLGPTALLGLLYTIVLMFAMQGEKITRLPLDVVRISIPLMLYFVIMFASAFFLSRKLGFSYEETASLSFTAAGNNFELAIAVAVGVFGMASGEALAGVVGPLIEVPALIALVYLSLWLRRRLFPESESVVLPRRLEGARPE, encoded by the coding sequence GTGCCCGATGCCCTCGTCAGACGACTCTCCTTCATCGACCGCTTCCTGCCGGTCTGGATCTTCGCCGCCATGGCCCTCGGCATCGGCCTGGGGCGGGCCTTCCCCGACATCGGGGCACGGCTGGACACGGTGAAGCTCGACACCGTCTCCCTGCCCATCGCCCTCGGCCTGCTGTGGATGATGTACCCGGTGCTGGCGAAGGTGCGTTACGGAGAGCTGGGCCGGCTGCGCTCGCGCGGCAAGCTCTTCGGCGTCTCGCTCCTGCTCAACTGGGTGGTGGGGCCGGTGTTGATGTTCGTCCTGGCGTGGGTGCTGCTGCCGGACCTGCCCCACTACCGCACGGGCCTCATCCTCATTGGCCTCGCCCGCTGCATCGCCATGGTGCTGGTGTGGAACATGCTCGCCTGTGGCAGCAACGAGCTGGCCGCGGTGCTGGTGGCGCTCAACTCCGTCTTCCAAATCCTCTTCTACTCGGTGCTTGGCTGGTTCTTCATCACCGTCGTCCCCGGCTGGCTCGGCGCGGAAGGCGCCGCGTTCGACGTGTCCATGTGGAGCATCGCCAGGAGCGTGCTCATCTTCCTCGGCGTACCGCTGGTGGCGGGGGCGCTCACCCGCATCGGGCTGACCCGGCTCAAGGGCGAGGAGTGGTACGAGAAGACGTTCCTGCCGCGCCTGGGGCCCACCGCGCTGCTCGGGCTGCTCTACACCATCGTCCTGATGTTCGCGATGCAGGGGGAGAAGATCACCCGCCTGCCATTGGACGTGGTGCGAATCTCCATTCCGCTGATGCTCTACTTCGTCATCATGTTCGCCTCCGCCTTCTTCCTCTCGCGCAAGCTGGGCTTCAGCTACGAGGAGACGGCTTCGCTGTCCTTCACGGCGGCGGGCAACAACTTCGAGCTGGCCATCGCGGTGGCGGTGGGCGTGTTCGGCATGGCCTCGGGTGAGGCGCTGGCGGGCGTGGTGGGCCCGCTCATCGAGGTGCCCGCCCTCATCGCCCTCGTCTACCTCTCCTTGTGGCTGAGGCGCAGGCTCTTCCCGGAGTCGGAGTCCGTCGTCCTGCCCCGCCGCCTCGAGGGCGCGCGTCCGGAGTAG
- a CDS encoding low molecular weight phosphatase family protein: MKTVIFACVHNAGRSQMAAAFFNALADPTKARGVSAGTQPGERVHPEVQTAMAEVGIDLSGAKPQRLTDELARGAHWLITMGCGEACPHVPGLQRDDWPLEDPKGKPVEQVRRIRDEVRSRVSELLARQGWAR; the protein is encoded by the coding sequence ATGAAGACCGTCATCTTCGCCTGCGTCCACAACGCGGGCCGCTCGCAAATGGCCGCCGCCTTCTTCAACGCACTGGCGGATCCGACGAAGGCCCGCGGTGTGTCCGCCGGCACGCAGCCGGGGGAGCGTGTCCACCCGGAGGTGCAGACCGCCATGGCCGAGGTGGGCATCGACCTGTCGGGTGCGAAGCCCCAGCGCCTCACGGACGAGCTGGCCCGGGGCGCCCACTGGCTCATCACCATGGGGTGCGGTGAGGCGTGCCCCCATGTGCCGGGCCTCCAGCGTGATGACTGGCCGCTGGAGGACCCCAAGGGCAAGCCCGTGGAGCAGGTCCGGCGGATTCGCGACGAAGTCCGCTCCCGCGTGTCGGAGCTGCTGGCCCGGCAGGGTTGGGCCCGGTAG
- a CDS encoding FHA domain-containing protein, with the protein MHLKFSTLASQFLDDPQSVRRAVCWPVLVWEATPVGVGPAFSRRTMTGLSLRRPTVAEPLVLEVRKRSHAMTPATGIVLGRTLDSDIMVEDPTVSRVHASFNEEAQTGMWYVSDSGSHNGTWQNGTLLIPGRPSPLFERASLRFGDVMATFLQFSAFNQFILDWLARHSRATPTPVSESFLTRHGEAP; encoded by the coding sequence GTGCATCTGAAGTTCTCCACCCTCGCGTCACAGTTCCTGGATGATCCCCAGTCCGTGCGGCGCGCGGTGTGCTGGCCGGTGCTGGTGTGGGAGGCCACTCCCGTGGGCGTGGGTCCTGCCTTTTCCCGCAGGACCATGACGGGACTGTCGCTGCGCCGCCCCACGGTCGCCGAGCCGCTGGTACTCGAGGTGCGCAAGCGCTCGCACGCGATGACGCCCGCCACGGGCATCGTCCTGGGCCGCACGCTCGACAGCGACATCATGGTGGAGGACCCCACCGTGTCGCGCGTGCACGCCTCCTTCAACGAGGAGGCGCAGACGGGCATGTGGTACGTCTCCGACAGCGGCAGCCACAACGGCACCTGGCAGAATGGCACCCTGCTCATCCCCGGCCGGCCGTCGCCCCTCTTCGAGCGGGCCTCGCTGCGCTTCGGGGACGTGATGGCCACCTTCCTCCAGTTCTCCGCCTTCAATCAGTTCATTCTCGACTGGTTGGCGCGTCACTCGCGCGCCACGCCCACGCCTGTGTCCGAGAGCTTCTTGACTCGCCACGGGGAAGCCCCCTAG